One Microlunatus soli genomic window carries:
- a CDS encoding DedA family protein: protein MDQIRGHLLLFLAVAIGSAIPFVPTGEMVSGSSALAAHSRLDVVLIFLITWAASVLGDTMLLLEARLGARKLRPWLARRKYAGRVTQAEQKLHKNAFSAIVTGRLIPGGRAPVVIALGLGRYSIRRFVAFDAVACGLWALIYSTIGSIGGRIANHPLWGIVIAIAFAVCMSVLVQQLIKLVHWQRNRRADEATRRRELEPRTDLLNDLTYVTDQLSVPHQQSDTDSPQPQIRPGQRPQSQRERSQR from the coding sequence GTGGATCAGATCCGTGGACATCTGCTGCTCTTCCTGGCAGTCGCCATCGGATCGGCCATCCCCTTCGTACCGACCGGCGAGATGGTCAGCGGCAGCTCGGCGCTGGCCGCGCACTCCCGGCTCGACGTGGTGTTGATCTTCCTGATCACCTGGGCCGCATCGGTGCTCGGCGACACCATGCTGTTGCTGGAGGCCCGGCTCGGCGCCCGCAAGCTGCGACCCTGGTTGGCTCGTCGCAAGTATGCGGGCCGGGTGACGCAGGCGGAGCAGAAGCTGCACAAGAACGCGTTCAGCGCGATCGTCACCGGACGGCTGATCCCCGGCGGCCGGGCGCCGGTGGTGATCGCGCTGGGACTGGGCCGCTATTCGATCCGCCGATTCGTCGCCTTCGACGCGGTCGCCTGCGGGCTGTGGGCGTTGATCTATTCGACGATCGGCAGCATCGGCGGACGGATCGCCAACCACCCGCTCTGGGGCATCGTGATCGCGATCGCTTTCGCCGTGTGCATGAGCGTCCTGGTGCAGCAACTGATCAAGTTGGTGCATTGGCAGCGGAATCGGCGGGCCGACGAAGCGACCCGCCGACGTGAGCTCGAACCCCGTACCGATCTGTTGAACGATCTGACCTACGTCACCGACCAGCTGAGCGTGCCGCACCAGCAGAGCGATACCGACTCACCACAGCCTCAGATCAGGCCCGGTCAGCGGCCCCAGTCCCAGAGAGAGCGGTCTCAGAGATAG
- a CDS encoding phosphotransferase family protein: protein MDRPSTLAAALRRMAPGARLVDVRELPGGMSAQITALDVDFPDGSRTVVVRQYGPKNIAADPRPASTETTLLGSLRAAGIPVPAPLYADDGTDLLGGPFCVVEFISADGPPADWSDAVAEQVVDVLTRLHRLPVTTVGTLLAPYADRIDRWLAQPPEQPDEAMRESRIRTVLAENWPRRRELPSRILHGDFWPGNTMWADGRLRSVIDWEDAAIGDPRSDLANLRLELTWAYGPDAAEDATTRYLDSVADLGAGEPATDDLALWDLAAASRPVGRLAEWGLDPATWEEFLRRYQDFVDRALRQLEPR, encoded by the coding sequence GTGGATCGACCCAGCACACTGGCCGCAGCGCTGCGGCGGATGGCCCCGGGGGCGCGGTTGGTCGACGTCCGCGAGTTGCCCGGTGGGATGTCTGCCCAGATCACGGCGTTGGACGTGGACTTCCCGGACGGATCACGGACCGTCGTCGTCCGGCAGTACGGCCCGAAGAACATCGCCGCCGACCCGCGACCTGCCAGCACCGAGACCACCCTGCTCGGATCGTTGCGGGCTGCCGGCATCCCGGTGCCGGCCCCGCTGTACGCCGACGACGGCACCGACCTGCTCGGCGGGCCGTTCTGTGTCGTCGAGTTCATCTCGGCCGACGGCCCACCGGCGGACTGGTCTGACGCCGTCGCCGAGCAGGTGGTCGACGTCCTGACCCGGCTGCATCGACTGCCCGTGACAACGGTCGGCACACTGCTGGCGCCGTACGCCGACCGGATCGACCGCTGGCTGGCCCAGCCGCCGGAGCAGCCGGACGAGGCGATGCGGGAGTCCCGGATCAGGACCGTGTTGGCGGAGAACTGGCCCCGGCGGCGCGAACTGCCCAGCCGCATCCTGCACGGCGACTTCTGGCCGGGCAACACGATGTGGGCCGACGGCCGGCTGCGGTCGGTGATCGACTGGGAGGACGCCGCGATCGGCGACCCGCGGTCGGATCTGGCGAACCTGCGGCTGGAGCTCACCTGGGCCTACGGGCCCGACGCCGCCGAGGATGCGACGACGCGCTATCTCGACTCGGTCGCCGACCTCGGAGCCGGCGAGCCGGCCACCGACGATCTGGCGCTGTGGGACCTTGCGGCGGCCAGTCGCCCGGTCGGTCGGCTCGCCGAATGGGGCCTCGACCCCGCCACCTGGGAGGAGTTCCTGCGCCGCTACCAGGACTTCGTCGACAGGGCGTTGCGGCAACTCGAGCCGCGCTGA
- a CDS encoding flavoprotein, which translates to MPHLTIVTCGAPLAARTADLTTAAVDRGWEVAYAVTESSRAWLTDVDLGDSGFRRPDQPKRPRPDAVIVLPLTFNTGSKWALGIADNRPLSLLCESLGAGLPIAAVPLVNRSLWGHPAWAGHLDVLTGAGVVLIDPLTGHRDAGPVTSDHTDGLVASFDPRWLLDALPGRD; encoded by the coding sequence GTGCCCCATCTGACCATCGTGACCTGTGGCGCCCCGTTGGCCGCCCGCACCGCCGACCTCACCACCGCGGCGGTCGACCGTGGCTGGGAGGTCGCCTATGCGGTCACCGAGTCGTCCCGTGCCTGGCTGACCGACGTCGACCTCGGCGACAGCGGGTTCCGTCGGCCCGATCAACCCAAGCGGCCCCGACCCGACGCCGTCATCGTCCTGCCGTTGACCTTCAACACCGGCAGCAAATGGGCGCTCGGGATCGCCGACAACCGGCCACTCAGTCTGCTCTGCGAGTCCCTCGGCGCCGGGCTACCGATCGCCGCCGTGCCGCTGGTCAACCGGTCATTGTGGGGACATCCGGCGTGGGCCGGGCATCTCGACGTCCTGACCGGCGCCGGCGTCGTGCTGATCGACCCGCTGACCGGCCACCGCGACGCCGGTCCGGTGACCTCCGATCACACCGACGGGCTGGTCGCCAGCTTCGATCCGCGTTGGCTGCTGGATGCGCTGCCGGGGCGGGATTGA
- a CDS encoding alpha/beta hydrolase, with amino-acid sequence MTDSSRPAVVLVHGAWHAPWHWHQVVDRLRNSSQPAVDTVDLPSCSSGGDLHDDATAIRTTLDRYDDVLLVAHSYGGIPATEAATGHPAVRELLYLSAYMADLGESLGGFEPADEPLNIHPRTDCEMLDDGTVIMKPDRAAEVLFHDCPDPDSAVDHLRPMTLAAIGQSPDSVAWKEIPSSYVVTTADRATAVSVQRRLSDRAGRVFEIDCGHSSFLARPDRVTEIIDQVLSTRPTT; translated from the coding sequence ATGACTGATTCCTCCCGCCCTGCCGTCGTCCTCGTACACGGTGCCTGGCATGCCCCCTGGCATTGGCATCAGGTGGTCGATCGCCTCCGGAACAGTTCCCAGCCGGCGGTCGACACCGTCGACCTGCCCAGCTGTTCGAGCGGCGGCGACCTGCACGACGACGCGACGGCGATTCGCACGACACTCGACCGGTACGACGACGTGCTGCTGGTCGCCCACTCCTACGGCGGCATCCCCGCGACCGAGGCCGCGACCGGCCATCCGGCTGTCCGCGAACTGCTGTATCTGTCGGCGTACATGGCCGACCTCGGTGAGTCCCTCGGCGGTTTCGAACCGGCCGACGAGCCGCTCAACATCCACCCGCGGACCGACTGCGAGATGCTCGACGACGGCACCGTGATCATGAAACCCGATCGGGCCGCCGAGGTGCTGTTCCACGACTGCCCGGACCCGGACAGTGCCGTTGATCATCTCCGGCCGATGACGCTCGCGGCGATCGGCCAATCACCGGATTCTGTTGCCTGGAAGGAGATCCCGTCGAGTTACGTGGTCACCACCGCGGACCGGGCGACCGCTGTCTCCGTGCAGCGACGGCTGAGTGACCGAGCCGGCCGGGTCTTCGAGATCGACTGCGGGCACTCCTCGTTCCTGGCTCGTCCGGACCGGGTCACCGAGATCATCGACCAGGTGCTGAGCACGCGGCCGACGACCTGA
- a CDS encoding phytoene desaturase family protein — MSDVVIIGGGHNGLVAAGYLARAGRSVTVLEARDRFGGAVAGEPIFPGVGARLSRFSYLVSLLPDKIISDLDLQLELRSRSVGCYTPVADHGLLVERPEGSATAASFAELTGGKGEYEAWQRFHDDLGRVATTVAPTLTEPLPRAQQIRERIGEELMSALAERPIGDLVVDRFVDDTVRGTLLTDALIGTEAGVHDRSLVQNRCFLYHVIGNGTGEWKVPVGGMGAVAAALERSARDAGAALITDARVTDLRRVDDHWQIDTADGRRGQAPYVLANCADWTLRKLLGETPTAPKPVGNQLKINIVLRRLPRLRSGLDPRTAFAGTLHLHQGYRELLAAHQAATAGRLPDPFPCEVYCHTLTDPSILAAELIKDGWHTLTLFGLHAPASLFVADPDGMRDRAAAAALASLESVLAEPLADCIASDPAGNPCVEVMTPLDVQASVGMPGGHIFHGDLSWPWLADDEPADTPARRWGVDTGHPGLLLCGSSSRRGGAVSGLGGHSAAMALLET, encoded by the coding sequence GTGAGCGATGTCGTGATCATCGGAGGCGGGCACAACGGGCTGGTGGCGGCCGGCTATCTGGCGCGGGCCGGGCGGTCGGTGACCGTGTTGGAGGCCCGTGATCGGTTCGGTGGCGCGGTGGCCGGCGAGCCGATCTTCCCCGGTGTCGGGGCCCGGCTGTCCCGCTTCTCCTACCTGGTGTCGCTGCTGCCGGACAAGATCATCTCCGATCTCGATCTGCAGCTGGAGTTGCGATCGCGGTCCGTCGGGTGCTACACGCCGGTCGCTGATCATGGCCTGCTGGTCGAACGTCCCGAGGGCTCGGCGACTGCGGCATCGTTTGCCGAACTGACCGGCGGCAAGGGCGAATACGAAGCCTGGCAGCGGTTTCATGATGATCTTGGTCGGGTCGCGACGACGGTCGCACCGACGCTGACCGAGCCACTGCCCCGGGCGCAGCAGATCCGGGAGCGAATCGGCGAGGAGCTGATGTCGGCGCTGGCCGAACGACCGATCGGCGACCTGGTGGTCGACCGGTTCGTCGACGACACCGTACGGGGCACCCTGCTGACCGACGCCCTGATCGGCACCGAGGCCGGCGTGCATGATCGGAGCCTGGTGCAGAACCGTTGCTTCCTCTATCACGTGATCGGCAACGGCACCGGCGAGTGGAAGGTGCCGGTCGGAGGGATGGGTGCCGTCGCCGCAGCCCTGGAACGGTCCGCCCGCGATGCCGGCGCGGCGTTGATCACCGACGCACGCGTCACCGACCTGCGGCGGGTTGATGATCACTGGCAGATCGACACGGCCGACGGCCGGCGGGGACAGGCGCCGTACGTGTTGGCCAACTGCGCGGACTGGACGCTACGGAAGCTGCTCGGCGAGACACCGACAGCACCGAAGCCGGTCGGTAACCAGCTCAAGATCAACATCGTGTTGCGTCGGCTACCCCGGCTGCGATCCGGTCTCGACCCCCGGACGGCATTCGCCGGCACCCTGCACCTGCATCAGGGTTACCGCGAGTTGCTCGCCGCCCACCAGGCGGCGACCGCCGGCAGGCTCCCCGATCCGTTCCCCTGCGAGGTGTACTGCCACACGTTGACCGATCCCAGCATCCTGGCTGCCGAGTTGATCAAGGACGGCTGGCACACCCTGACCCTCTTCGGGCTGCACGCGCCGGCGTCGCTGTTCGTCGCCGATCCCGACGGGATGCGTGATCGGGCCGCGGCCGCTGCCCTGGCCAGCCTGGAGTCGGTGTTGGCCGAGCCACTGGCCGACTGCATCGCCTCCGATCCGGCCGGCAATCCGTGCGTGGAGGTGATGACTCCGCTGGATGTCCAGGCGTCCGTCGGGATGCCCGGCGGGCACATCTTCCACGGCGATCTCTCCTGGCCCTGGCTCGCCGACGACGAGCCGGCCGACACTCCGGCCCGGCGGTGGGGTGTGGACACCGGCCACCCCGGACTGCTGCTCTGCGGCTCCAGCAGCCGTCGCGGCGGCGCGGTCAGCGGCCTCGGCGGACACAGCGCGGCGATGGCCCTGCTGGAGACCTGA
- a CDS encoding type 1 glutamine amidotransferase, which translates to MNASGFGGGKRVHVVLLYQSLLGIYGDRGNATVLVRRLAWRGYDPVLSVVEPGDPLPTDGDVYLLGGGEDAAQISAVKALKADGTIYRAVDRGAAVFAVCAGYQILGKSFTVGDNDAVTEGLGLLDVTTTRGPVRAVGELLGRWIGHDGDEQWLTGFENHGGYTRLGPDAQPVTRVEVGIGNCNDGTDGAQNGNVLAIYPHGPALARNPALADHVLELALKTELPAIDRPEIAELRRQRIAAARR; encoded by the coding sequence ATGAACGCGTCCGGTTTCGGCGGTGGCAAGCGGGTCCACGTCGTCCTGCTGTATCAGTCGTTGCTCGGCATCTACGGCGACCGTGGGAATGCCACCGTGCTGGTCCGCCGGCTCGCCTGGCGCGGCTACGACCCGGTGCTCAGTGTGGTCGAGCCGGGCGATCCGCTGCCCACCGACGGTGATGTCTATCTGCTCGGCGGCGGCGAGGACGCCGCCCAGATCTCCGCGGTCAAGGCGCTCAAGGCCGACGGCACCATCTACCGTGCGGTGGACCGTGGGGCCGCCGTGTTCGCCGTCTGCGCCGGCTATCAGATCCTCGGGAAGTCCTTCACCGTCGGGGACAACGACGCCGTCACCGAAGGGCTCGGGCTGCTCGACGTGACCACCACCCGCGGCCCGGTCCGGGCGGTCGGCGAGTTGCTCGGCCGCTGGATCGGCCATGACGGTGACGAGCAGTGGCTGACCGGCTTCGAGAACCACGGCGGCTACACCCGGCTCGGGCCCGACGCTCAGCCGGTCACCCGGGTCGAGGTCGGCATCGGCAACTGCAACGACGGCACCGACGGCGCCCAGAACGGCAACGTGCTGGCGATCTATCCGCACGGCCCCGCCCTGGCCCGCAACCCGGCGCTGGCCGATCACGTCCTCGAGTTGGCCCTGAAGACCGAACTGCCGGCGATCGACCGACCGGAGATCGCCGAGCTCCGTCGGCAACGCATCGCCGCCGCGCGCCGCTGA
- a CDS encoding Mur ligase family protein, with the protein MLKVDPESMAKLLADRRIAMVSGTNGKTTTTHLLAASVRNALGADPTPDAQLVHNADGANLHSGITAALSTKPDAGIAILETDERVVADVVRVGRPEVLVLLNFSRDQLDRHHEIKALARAWRNALIEAGDDGPVVVANADEPLVVWAAQKARRTVWVDTASSWLQDAVLCPECGGALRRRDADGGLAWYCADCGLAEPAADYRVVEDKIVSPDGRTWDPQLQVPGKFNISNAACALAAAGLLGIDPETAIPGMQTVTSPAGRFGTAHFGSTSARLLLAKNPAGWAEALPLVQTDTVILAIDSAAADGRDVSWLWDVEYEQLAGRRVIATGPRAQDLAVRLGYAEVEHRCVPELSDAVLGHTEPVDIVATYTPFQRLRKMGGLA; encoded by the coding sequence ATGCTCAAGGTCGACCCGGAGTCGATGGCCAAGCTGCTCGCCGACCGGCGGATCGCGATGGTGTCCGGCACCAACGGCAAGACCACCACCACTCACCTGCTGGCAGCCTCGGTCCGCAACGCACTCGGCGCCGATCCGACCCCCGATGCGCAGTTGGTGCACAACGCCGACGGCGCCAACCTGCACAGCGGGATCACCGCCGCGCTGTCCACCAAACCCGATGCCGGGATCGCGATCCTGGAGACCGACGAGCGGGTGGTGGCCGACGTCGTCCGGGTCGGTCGGCCGGAAGTGCTGGTGCTGCTCAACTTCAGCCGGGATCAGCTGGACCGCCATCACGAGATCAAGGCCCTGGCCCGGGCCTGGCGCAATGCGCTGATCGAGGCCGGTGACGACGGACCGGTGGTGGTCGCCAACGCCGACGAGCCGCTGGTCGTCTGGGCAGCGCAGAAGGCACGCCGTACGGTCTGGGTCGACACCGCGAGCAGCTGGCTGCAGGACGCCGTACTCTGCCCCGAATGCGGCGGTGCGCTGCGCCGCCGGGACGCCGACGGCGGATTGGCCTGGTATTGCGCGGACTGTGGCCTGGCCGAACCGGCGGCCGACTATCGGGTGGTCGAGGACAAGATCGTCTCCCCCGACGGCCGGACCTGGGATCCGCAGCTGCAGGTGCCGGGCAAGTTCAACATCAGCAATGCGGCCTGCGCGCTGGCGGCAGCCGGGCTGCTCGGCATCGACCCGGAGACGGCGATCCCGGGCATGCAGACGGTCACCTCTCCGGCCGGCCGGTTCGGCACCGCACACTTCGGTTCGACCAGCGCCCGGCTGCTGCTGGCCAAGAACCCGGCCGGCTGGGCCGAGGCGCTGCCGCTGGTGCAGACCGACACGGTGATCCTGGCCATCGATTCGGCTGCCGCCGACGGCCGGGACGTGTCCTGGCTGTGGGATGTGGAGTACGAGCAGTTGGCCGGCCGGCGGGTGATCGCCACCGGCCCGCGGGCCCAGGACCTGGCCGTCCGGCTGGGCTATGCCGAGGTCGAGCACCGCTGCGTACCCGAGTTGTCCGATGCGGTGCTCGGGCACACCGAACCGGTCGACATCGTGGCGACGTACACGCCGTTCCAGCGACTGCGCAAGATGGGAGGACTGGCATGA
- a CDS encoding glycerol-3-phosphate dehydrogenase/oxidase, producing MIDSRLTGDSRAAALQRLRDSNRPNQELDILVIGGGVTGAGIALDAATRGLNTAVVEAQDWASGTSSKSSKLIHGGLRYLQMFDFKLVHEALVERGLLLSQLAPHLVKPVPFLYPLHNRVIERAYVEAGISLYDGLASISRGTKVRGQRRRALPWHSYVSHRRLMQRFPGLDPKAAVGAIQYWDASVDDARFVADLVRTAQAYGAHPASRTQVSELIKDGDRVVGATLVDLETGDSFDARATTVINATGVWTDKIEKLTDGPGSLHVLASKGVHIVVPRDRIDGKVGLILQTATSVLFIIPWSRYWIIGTTDTPWKEDVARPVATSSDIDYVLDQANAVLARPISRADIVGHYAGLRPLLQPVADAKGTSAKISREHTVAEPEPGMVSIAGGKFTTYRVMAKDAVDFALGDRAERLPSVTAGVPLVGAVGYPGAREHTRTLAKRHGWDDWRISHLLHRYGAEIIQIAQLCTDDPSMARPLQQAPAYLRAEIAFAVSHEGALHLDDIMARRTRIVYEVPQQGVAALDEVADLVAPLLGWTEEQKATEIAAYRAWTDAELQAIEQPDDHEAAAVRAAVDELLPMITTG from the coding sequence ATGATCGACAGCAGGTTGACCGGCGACTCCCGGGCGGCCGCCCTGCAGCGACTGCGGGACAGCAATCGGCCGAACCAGGAGCTCGACATCCTGGTGATCGGCGGCGGGGTGACCGGTGCCGGCATCGCGCTGGACGCGGCGACCCGCGGGCTGAACACCGCCGTGGTGGAAGCGCAGGACTGGGCATCGGGGACGTCCAGCAAGTCCAGCAAGCTGATCCACGGCGGGCTGCGTTACCTGCAGATGTTCGACTTCAAGCTGGTGCACGAGGCGCTGGTCGAACGCGGCCTGCTGCTCAGCCAGCTCGCGCCGCACCTGGTCAAGCCGGTGCCGTTCCTCTATCCGTTGCACAACAGGGTGATCGAACGCGCCTACGTCGAGGCCGGCATCTCGCTGTACGACGGGCTGGCCAGCATCAGCCGCGGCACCAAGGTGCGCGGCCAGCGTCGCCGCGCCCTGCCCTGGCACAGCTATGTCAGTCACCGCAGGCTGATGCAGCGGTTCCCGGGTCTGGACCCGAAGGCGGCGGTCGGGGCGATCCAGTACTGGGACGCTTCGGTCGACGACGCCCGGTTCGTCGCCGACCTGGTCCGCACCGCGCAGGCCTACGGTGCCCATCCGGCCAGCCGCACCCAGGTCTCGGAGTTGATCAAGGACGGCGACCGAGTGGTCGGCGCGACGCTGGTCGACCTGGAGACCGGCGACTCCTTCGACGCCCGGGCGACCACGGTGATCAACGCCACCGGTGTCTGGACCGACAAGATCGAAAAACTCACCGACGGACCGGGAAGCCTGCACGTGTTGGCTTCCAAGGGCGTGCACATCGTCGTGCCCCGGGATCGGATCGACGGCAAGGTCGGGCTGATCCTGCAGACCGCGACCAGTGTGCTGTTCATCATCCCGTGGTCGCGGTACTGGATCATCGGCACCACCGACACCCCGTGGAAGGAGGACGTCGCCCGGCCGGTGGCGACCTCGTCCGACATCGATTACGTGCTGGACCAGGCCAACGCGGTACTGGCTCGGCCGATCTCGCGGGCCGACATCGTCGGACACTACGCCGGACTGCGGCCGCTGCTGCAGCCGGTTGCCGACGCCAAGGGCACCTCGGCCAAGATCTCCCGCGAGCACACCGTCGCCGAACCCGAACCGGGAATGGTGTCGATCGCCGGCGGCAAGTTCACCACCTATCGCGTGATGGCCAAGGACGCCGTCGACTTCGCGTTGGGTGATCGGGCCGAGCGACTGCCGTCGGTGACGGCAGGAGTGCCGCTGGTCGGCGCGGTCGGCTATCCCGGTGCCCGGGAACACACCCGGACCCTGGCCAAACGACACGGCTGGGACGACTGGCGGATCTCCCACCTGCTGCACCGCTACGGGGCCGAGATCATCCAGATCGCCCAGCTCTGCACCGATGACCCGTCGATGGCCCGTCCACTGCAGCAGGCACCGGCCTATCTGCGGGCCGAAATCGCCTTCGCCGTCAGCCACGAGGGTGCGCTGCATCTGGACGACATCATGGCTCGCCGGACCCGGATCGTCTACGAGGTGCCGCAGCAGGGCGTTGCCGCACTGGACGAGGTCGCCGACCTGGTGGCACCGTTGCTGGGCTGGACCGAGGAACAGAAGGCGACCGAGATCGCCGCCTACCGGGCCTGGACCGATGCCGAGCTGCAGGCGATCGAGCAGCCAGATGATCATGAAGCCGCCGCGGTCCGCGCGGCGGTGGACGAGCTGCTGCCGATGATCACCACCGGCTGA
- a CDS encoding RNA polymerase sigma factor, translating to MNELEDLLRDAAPQVLGLLLRRYGSGQFDLCEDAVSEAMLATHEQWQRDGLPDSPIGWLTTAARRRLIDRLRSDARRRERELTDARLAHPLAEQAFDEQAGRHDDSLQVLMLCCHPGLPRSAQVALTLRAVGGLSTAQIARGYLLPEATIAQRISRAKAKIRDNTAGFPAVTDPTARLDPVLTVLYLMFTEAHTASSGESLYDVDLAREAIRLTEGVHRALPDHGETAGLLALMLLTDARRSARLDDHGRMVPLDEQDRTLWDRSKIDRGTALLRRTLPGRPPSPYLIQASIAALHAEAASAALTDWSEILALYGILERLTDNPVVTLNRAVAAAMVGGPEVGLRIVDELGDRLPSDDHRRLAVHAHLLERAGRSSAREAYLEASKRTDSIAERDYLRSRARRLQR from the coding sequence GTGAACGAGCTGGAGGACCTGCTGCGCGACGCCGCGCCGCAGGTCCTCGGCCTGTTGCTGCGGCGCTACGGCAGTGGTCAGTTCGACCTGTGCGAGGACGCCGTCTCCGAGGCGATGCTCGCCACCCACGAGCAATGGCAGCGCGACGGTCTGCCGGACAGCCCGATCGGCTGGCTGACCACTGCCGCCCGGCGCCGGCTGATCGACCGGCTGCGCAGCGACGCCCGCCGTCGGGAACGCGAACTGACCGACGCCCGGCTGGCTCATCCGCTGGCCGAGCAGGCCTTCGACGAACAGGCGGGACGGCATGACGACAGCCTGCAGGTGTTGATGTTGTGCTGCCATCCGGGTCTGCCCCGCTCTGCTCAGGTGGCGTTGACGCTGCGCGCGGTCGGCGGGCTGAGCACCGCGCAGATCGCTCGCGGCTACCTGTTGCCCGAGGCCACGATCGCGCAACGGATCAGCCGGGCCAAGGCGAAGATTCGCGACAACACGGCCGGCTTCCCCGCCGTCACCGATCCGACGGCGCGTCTGGACCCGGTGTTGACGGTGCTGTATCTGATGTTCACCGAGGCACACACTGCCAGCAGCGGTGAGTCGCTCTACGACGTCGATCTGGCCCGGGAGGCGATCCGGCTCACCGAGGGCGTGCATCGGGCGCTTCCCGATCATGGCGAGACCGCGGGCCTGTTGGCGTTGATGTTGTTGACCGACGCCCGCCGGTCGGCCCGGCTCGATGATCATGGCCGGATGGTCCCGCTGGACGAGCAGGACCGTACGCTGTGGGACAGGTCCAAGATCGACCGCGGCACCGCACTGCTGCGACGGACTCTGCCGGGTCGGCCGCCCAGCCCGTACCTGATCCAGGCCTCGATCGCCGCCCTCCATGCCGAGGCGGCGAGTGCGGCGCTGACCGACTGGTCGGAGATCCTTGCCCTGTATGGGATCTTGGAGCGGCTGACCGACAATCCGGTGGTCACCCTGAACCGTGCGGTTGCGGCAGCGATGGTCGGCGGACCGGAGGTCGGGCTGCGGATCGTCGACGAGCTCGGCGACCGGCTGCCATCCGATGATCATCGGCGGCTGGCGGTCCACGCCCACCTGCTGGAGCGGGCCGGTCGGAGCTCGGCGCGGGAGGCGTACCTGGAGGCGTCGAAGCGGACCGATTCGATCGCCGAGCGTGACTACCTGCGGTCGCGGGCGCGTCGGCTGCAGCGCTGA
- a CDS encoding YciI family protein, which yields MKYLILMQVDPTVLEGLDDDQQKLIMDGHQKFMADTTASGEMLSTNALGDPSQTTTVRARNGKPEVTDGPYAESKEFMGGYYLLDVESKERAIELAQQIPDAQIDGLALEIRPVMFSGGEPL from the coding sequence ATGAAGTACCTGATCCTGATGCAGGTCGACCCGACCGTGCTCGAAGGTCTGGATGACGATCAGCAGAAGCTGATCATGGACGGCCATCAGAAGTTCATGGCCGACACCACGGCGTCCGGCGAGATGCTGAGCACCAACGCGCTCGGCGACCCGAGCCAGACCACCACCGTCCGGGCCCGCAACGGCAAACCGGAGGTGACCGATGGACCGTATGCGGAGAGCAAGGAATTCATGGGCGGCTACTACCTGCTCGACGTCGAGTCCAAGGAACGCGCGATCGAACTCGCCCAACAGATCCCGGACGCCCAGATCGACGGACTGGCGCTGGAGATCCGGCCGGTGATGTTCTCCGGCGGCGAGCCGCTGTGA
- a CDS encoding hybrid-cluster NAD(P)-dependent oxidoreductase — protein MTEILTRTTPAPTWVDEVDGPLRCTEIVDITPDVRSFGFVLPVGQLRFLPGQYLTFSFEIDGVQVERCYTISSTPTRPDQLTITVKRVPGGEVSNWLHDQLAVGDIVRASGPYGQFSHAFHPSGRYLFLTAGSGITPAMSMLRAITDRSATTEPVSVVFVHCARTPDDIIFRAELEDLATRYDVELAVICEDDSAAEQWTGHRGRLTLPVLFSVAPDLLDRDVFSCGPAPYMAAVREMLELIGADPARRHEESFVLGDGPEVGDDQQSGISWRIEFAGTGRTIDCDAATTILQAATRAGIAVPSSCTEGVCGTCKTRMISGSVDLQHAGGIRQREIDQGKILLCCSRPQQDVVLDA, from the coding sequence ATGACCGAGATCCTGACCCGTACGACGCCGGCGCCGACCTGGGTCGACGAGGTGGACGGTCCGCTGCGCTGCACCGAGATCGTCGACATCACTCCCGACGTCCGCAGTTTCGGTTTCGTGCTGCCGGTCGGGCAGCTGCGCTTCCTGCCCGGCCAGTACCTCACCTTCAGCTTCGAAATCGACGGTGTCCAGGTCGAACGCTGCTACACGATCTCGTCCACCCCGACCCGCCCCGATCAGCTCACGATCACCGTCAAACGGGTGCCCGGCGGCGAAGTCTCGAACTGGCTCCATGATCAACTGGCGGTCGGCGACATCGTGCGGGCGAGCGGACCGTACGGGCAGTTCAGTCACGCGTTCCATCCCAGCGGCCGCTACCTGTTCCTGACGGCGGGCAGCGGGATCACCCCGGCGATGTCGATGCTGCGCGCGATCACCGACCGCAGCGCGACAACCGAACCGGTCAGCGTGGTCTTCGTGCACTGCGCCCGGACGCCGGACGACATCATCTTCCGCGCCGAACTGGAGGACCTGGCGACCCGGTACGACGTCGAGCTCGCCGTGATCTGCGAGGACGATTCCGCGGCCGAGCAGTGGACCGGGCATCGCGGCCGGCTGACCCTGCCGGTGCTGTTCTCGGTTGCCCCGGATCTGCTCGATCGGGACGTGTTCAGTTGCGGACCGGCGCCGTACATGGCAGCGGTCCGGGAGATGTTGGAACTGATCGGGGCGGATCCGGCGCGACGCCACGAGGAATCGTTCGTGCTCGGCGACGGCCCGGAGGTCGGTGATGATCAGCAGAGCGGGATCAGCTGGCGGATCGAGTTCGCCGGCACCGGCCGGACCATCGACTGCGACGCGGCGACCACCATCCTGCAGGCCGCCACCCGGGCCGGTATCGCGGTGCCGTCGTCGTGCACCGAAGGTGTCTGCGGCACCTGCAAGACCCGGATGATCTCCGGTAGCGTCGACCTGCAGCACGCCGGAGGGATCCGGCAGCGGGAGATCGACCAGGGCAAGATCCTGTTGTGCTGTTCCAGGCCACAGCAGGACGTCGTCCTCGACGCCTGA